One Diabrotica virgifera virgifera chromosome 3, PGI_DIABVI_V3a genomic window carries:
- the LOC126881730 gene encoding uncharacterized protein LOC126881730 has product MVYKKRMKYPRENIQKAIEDINLKRLSIRQASKIYNVPKSTLLDTMKEKYKTPGNIGGPTVLSSSEEDLIIKWIIEMGNVGFPVTRSQLVDSVSKLIQNLKRKTPFKNYIPGKKWYNGFLAHHPEISKRVPQSLSSCRAAVTEQNIRNWFTQVRDYMTKMNFLHILENPKRIFNCDESGFYLSPQEKQVLVRKGAKKVYSRIANDEKECLTVLLTVGADGSVPPPLVLYPYKRYVSAAIITNMPNQWGVGHSESGWMTSETFYEYVTNVFFPWLEKNSVPLPVILFLDGHSSHINLPITEFCKEKGIILTAFYPNATHRLQPLDVGVFYPIKNNWRKDVRSWRMENNGRKLQRAEFAKLLDKTLKATVCTSIIKSAFESCGLFPFNENRIDYSKLIKPIEQKDSDDKITESTSTTTVNVYDSKLLREVEIRLKPEVVNRFRIAESAAQLEEKYVALYDFWKSLHPQNVDHDKTLENNLPINAANETIVDIHFDENFWFCNNDTIEATVKADGALVLIPSQNSNSSSPKPGPSASKNNDCENIDYYLAVSSPQEKTPPKNKIVNTTPCNSPLKDDSIGIVYSDQKRQVQNQEKTPLKQITTTSENNSKYPTPFKKALFWPESSAKKKNNSTEDTKERKKPKIYPTVAISDEFMEHQRRLKKEKEEKENEKCERIRKRKAKTEIQQAKKKKCPPKHTPGIDTGNNNTENINKKNIEIYSKDDFVLVQYDSEYFPGVVLERSNDTLRVKSMTMNGKYWKWPDRDDILNYDFDDVVCKIARPSLINKRGAYEVPEIENLKK; this is encoded by the coding sequence ATGGTATACAAAAAGCGGATGAAGTATCCCCGAGAGAATATCCAAAAAGCTATAGAAGATATTAATTTGAAACGTTTAAGTATTCGACAAGCCTCCAAAATATACAATGTGCCTAAAAGTACTTTGTTAGATACTATGAAAGAAAAGTACAAAACTCCGGGCAATATTGGAGGGCCAACAGTTTTGTCCAGTTCCGAAGAAGACTTGATTATAAAATGGATAATCGAAATGGGTAACGTGGGATTCCCGGTAACAAGATCTCAACTTGTTGATTCTGTTTCAAAACTAATTCAAAATTTGAAACGaaaaaccccatttaaaaattacatacctgGTAAAAAATGGTACAATGGTTTTCTCGCTCATCATCCAGAAATTTCAAAACGTGTTCCACAATCACTATCTTCTTGTAGAGCCGCAGTTACGGAACAAAATATAAGAAATTGGTTTACCCAAGTTCGGGATTATAtgacaaaaatgaattttttacaCATTCTTGAAAACCCCAAGAGAATATTCAATTGTGATGAAAGTGGTTTCTATTTATCCCCTCAAGAAAAACAAGTGTTGGTTAGAAAAGGTGCAAAAAAGGTATACAGTCGCATAGCTAATGACGAAAAAGAATGTCTTACAGTTTTGCTAACTGTTGGAGCTGATGGTTCTGTACCTCCGCCATTAGTTTTGTATCCCTACAAACGGTATGTGTCAGCTGCAATAATAACGAACATGCCAAACCAGTGGGGAGTTGGGCACTCTGAATCTGGTTGGATGACAAGTGAGACATTTTATGAATACGTTACAAATGTATTTTTTCCCTGGTTGGAAAAGAACAGTGTTCCACTCCCAGTGATATTGTTTCTGGATGGACACTCTTCCCACATCAATCTGCCTATTACTGAATTCTGCAAAGAAAAAGGTATTATTTTAACAGCATTTTACCCCAACGCAACTCACCGATTACAGCCGTTAGATGTTGGTGTTTTTTATCCCATTAAAAATAACTGGCGAAAAGATGTTCGATCTTGGCGTATGGAGAATAACGGAAGAAAACTTCAACGGGCTGAGTTTGCAAAACTCTTAGACAAAACTTTGAAGGCTACAGTCTGTACATCGATAATAAAAAGTGCATTTGAATCATGTGGACTCTTTCCGTTTAACGAAAATCGCATTGATTATTCAAAATTAATAAAACCAATAGAACAAAAAGATTCTGATGATAAAATAACTGAATCAACATCCACTACAACTGTTAATGTTTATGATTCTAAACTACTTCGAGAGGTAGAGATACGTTTAAAGCCAGAGGTTGTTAACCGTTTTAGGATTGCTGAATCAGCGGCCCAACTAGAAGAAAAATATGTAGCATTGTATGATTTCTGGAAGAGTCTTCATCCACAAAATGTCGATCATGATAAAACTTTGGAAAACAATTTGCCAATTAATGCTGCTAACGAGACCATTGTTGACATacacttcgatgaaaacttttGGTTTTGCAATAATGATACAATTGAAGCTACAGTCAAAGCAGATGGAGCATTGGTCTTAATTCCTTCACAGAATAGCAATTCTAGTTCGCCAAAACCTGGTCCATCAGCATCCAAGAACAATGATTGTGAGAATATAGACTATTATTTAGCAGTAAGTTCACCCCAAGAAAAAACACCACCTAAGAACAAAATAGTAAACACAACTCCTTGTAATAGCCCATTAAAAGATGATTCAATAGGTATAGTTTATTCTGATCAAAAAAGACAAGTACAAAATCAAGAAAAAACCCCACTTAAGCAAATTACAACAACATCAGAGAATAATAGTAAATATCCAACACCTTTCAAAAAAGCACTATTTTGGCCGGAAAGTTCtgcaaagaaaaaaaataatagcaCAGAAGACACCAAGGAAAGGAAAAAACCAAAGATTTATCCTACAGTAGCTATAAGTGATGAATTTATGGAACATCAACGAAGActcaaaaaagaaaaagaggaaaaagaaaatgagaaatGTGAACGAATCCGAAAGAGGAAAGCAAAAACAGAGAttcaacaagcaaaaaagaaaaaGTGTCCTCCAAAACACACACCAGGCATAGATACTGGTAATAATAATAcggaaaacataaataaaaagaatatagaaatatattcAAAGGACGATTTTGTGTTGGTTCAGTACGACAGTGAATATTTCCCTGGTGTAGTTCTGGAACGAAGCAATGATACTTTGAGAGTTAAAAGTATGACTATGAATGGAAAGTACTGGAAATGGCCAGATAGAGATGacattttaaattatgactttgaTGATGTAGTTTGTAAGATTGCGAGACCTTCACTCATAAATAAACGCGGCGCCTATGAAGTTCCAGAAAttgaaaacctaaaaaaatga